CCCCATAGTTTCCTCTTTGACTTACGCTTGCTCACATGCTATGAAGATTACAATCATTTGTCCCTGTTCATAATCATGTCTTTCTTTATAGACTGATTTCTAAGCTCCTCCTGGTGCTCCCTCACCATCCTCTCCCCCCAGGGCCATTATGACCAACGATATAGTTGGCAACACCAATGCCCCTTACCATGAAGAGGATCTTAGAAACAGGGGACAAGGGGATCtggaagttattttcttgcctgcaAGGGCAGCATCTTTCAAAGTTGAAGAACCAGGAACAACTATAAATTGCCTTTAGTAGGTCATATCACACTTATTGTATGACAGTGAGGTCTTGAGGAAGTGGAAAGACAATCACCCTTACTTCTACCCtttgccccccaccccagcctcTGAGGAGAGTTTCGTTTAGATTGTATGTTCCTAGGAATTCCCCTGGAGTGGAAGGCTAGGTTTATTAGAGACATATGCCACCCTGAACATAAAGTATTGACAAGGACTGTCCTTTGAAATGGAAGCGATAATCCCCCATTTCTTCTGTCATCCTAACAATTGTAGTCCTCCCCCAAAGTTTTCAGTGCCCTATTGAAAAAATGACAAAGGCTTTATGGTCACTATGAACCAGGCCTTAGAATACAAGGGGATGGTTGGAAAGAAAGGATGATTGTGCACATGGAGCGACATGGAGTGGGATGGACAATCTCCAGTTTAGGGGCTCACTCATATCTTCTGTTTCTTTGTAGGCCCCGAGTCAGACCCTGAAGCCACTACACTTGCCGAGGTGGTGCTTAGTATTCTCCTGAGCCTTCCAGTGACTGTCTGGTGCTGCCTAACTCACAGCTGACCTGGACCAAGAAACTTCCTGTCACTACAGCGCCATTTAGCGAGAAGACTGGTGATGAAAGGATTGTGGGAAGGACCTCTGGAGAAGTGACCCACCACAGAGTTAAAAAGGCTCCACTCTGGGCATGCCACCCCAGCGACCCATTCTTCCCGATTCCCCAGGCGGCACTGGACTAGGATGGCTGATGGGCTTATGATAGGAGGTGCCCAAGTCCTCCCCTTCTGGCCCCATGGAGTCCTCCCCTATCCCTCGGCCATCAGGGAACTCCTCCACTTTGGGTTTGGCCCCTCTGCCCCAGGGCCCCCCGAGGGTCAATGGGAGCCCAGAAGCGAGGCATCGGGATGTGGCCTCCGAGTCTGTGGCCCTCTTCTTCATGCTCCTGCTCGATCTGACGGCTGTGGCAGGTAATGCAGCCGTGATGACGGTCATTGCCAAGACACCTGCCCTCCGCAAGTTTGTCTTTGTCTTCCACCTGTGCCTGGTGGACCTGCTGGCCGCCCTGACCCTCATGCCGTTGGCCATGCTCTCCAGCTCGGCCCTCTTTGACGATGCCCTCTTTGGGGAGACGGCGTGCCGCCTCTACTTGTTCCTGAGTGTCTGTTTCGTCAGCTTGGCCATCCTTTCGGTCTCTGCCATCAATGTGGAGCGCTACTACTACGTGGTGCACCCCATGCGCTACGAGGTGCGCATGACCCTAGGTCTGGTGGCTTCCgtgttggtgtgtgtgtgggtgaaAGCAGTAGCCATGGCCTCCGTGCCAGTGCTGGGGAGGGCCTCACCTGGGCCCCCTGATTTCCCTCCTGGCTGCTCCCTCCAGTGGAGCCTCAGTGCCTACTGCCAACTCTTTGTGGTGGTCTTTGCTGTGCTTTATTTCCTGCTGCCCCTGCTCCTCATTCTTGTGGTCTACTGCAGTATGTTCCGTGTGGCCCGGGTGGCTGCCATGCAGCATGGGCCCTTGCCAACATGGATGGAGACTCCGCGCCGGCGATCTGAGTCGCTCAGCAGCCGTTCTACCATGGTCACCAGCTCAGGGCCCCCTCGGACCACTCCCCATAGGACGTTTGGTGGGGGGAAGGCAGCTGTGGTCCTGCTGGCTGTGGGGGGCCAGTTCCTACTTTGCTGGCTACCCTATTTCTCCTTCCATCTTTATGTTGCTCTGAGTGCCCAGCCCCTTCCTACACAGCAGGTAGAGAGTGTGGTGACCTGGATTGGCTACTTCTGTTTCACTTCCAATCCTTTCTTCTATGGCTGCCTCAATCGACAGATCAGGGGGGAGCTCAGCAAGCAGTTTGTTTGCTTCTTCAAGCCGTCCCCAGAGGAAGAGTTGAGGCTGCCCAGCCGGGAGGGCTCCATAGAGGAGAACTTCCTGCAGTTCCTTCAGGGGACTGGTTGTGCCACTGAGCCCTGGGCTCCTCAAACCCCAATCAGCCCAAAGCAGGAACCACCAGCTGTGGACTTCCGAATCCCAGGCCAGATTGCCGAAGAGACTTCTGAGTTCTTGGAGCAGCAGCTTCCTAGTGACATCACTGTGTCAGATGGCTACCTCCATCCGACTCTCTCACCCCAGCCTGAACCATGATGCACCCCAGAGCACCTGGAGGGAGATGGGGCTGGGGGTAGGGGATGAGAGCAAGGACTGCTTTGATGGATGTTCTTCTTTTAGCCAGCTGGGGCCAATAATGGGGTCCTACACATGGCCTGTGCTTAGAGCTTTGTGGGACAGAGAGGAAGCAGAGCTAAGAGAGGAGAGTCGTTGGCTTCAGTGAGAATAAGCTAGGGATAGCCAAAGGAAGGTGTATAACTGTGGTTGTAGTGtgtgaaaaggagaaagatataaaggaaaaaaaccctcTATTTAGTGAATTTCCCCTTTTGTCTTAGGACTGGGGAATCTCTAGCATTGAGTTGAAGAgtatataatattgtatacatACCAGATGACTTCCAAAGTTACTCTGGAACCAGCTGAGGCATTTCATTTTCTAGAACAGGAACTGTatcaagggagggaaagaaaggccCCTGGCCTCTTTTCATTTCCACAGTAAGTCAAAAACAACTGTAGCTATGTGttcctttttcagttttaattttctttagttGAATATCTAAGATTTCCCTCCTCAAAGGACTAACTGGAGCTATCCTGTCTAAGAAAGAATCTACCCAGAGCCAAGTGTAAAGTTGGGAGTAGGGAGGGAGCATAGGGTAGAACACAGGGAAGAGCAGATCCTAGACCCCCTTTTCAGGTTGTAAGGAGGTACTGGAGGAGGCAGGAAAAATCTCAACctcttaaataagaaaaaaaaaaatgactcccAGACAGGATAGATCCTTTCTCACTGATCTTGTCAGCTTCCTCCTCATTCTTTAGCTCCCTTCTCTTCTATCCCACTGAAACAACCCTTCTGTTTTTTCCTGTCTACCTTTTACCATGAGGGCAAAGCATTTGGGTGTTTATCTAACCAAAAGAACACAGCATGGCCTTAACCAATAGCTTTTAGGTTGGGAGACTGGGAATCTGGTGAGTTAGAAAGTAGCATTACTGGGAAGCTGGGAACTCGATACTGGAGAGAATGGGGACAAAAAGATGAGGGAATAAATGTAGGGATAGTAGCCAGGTGGTCACCCTGACCAGTAACTTTGATGATCTTTCCCTTCCAGGACTGGCCTCTGATCTCCCTCCTCATGGCAGTGACCCACCTCCAGCCCCCTGGACAATCTGGTACAAGAGACAAAGGTGGGGCATGGGGAGAATGGGGTTCCCAGACATATTGGCATTGCCAGTTAATTCTCTACCCCTGACCATCAATCTCAGAACCATCTTCAGTGACAAAGACTTAAGTGACTCTCCTACCAAGAGCCCTGGGCAGGGGGAGAGAAAACAGGACGCTGGGCTCAGATGTTAACCAACTAGGACTTGAATAACAGTGTATTTGGTGGTCTATATTAGTGGCCAGAGCATGGACCTGTCAAATCATAGAgggagaga
The window above is part of the Gracilinanus agilis isolate LMUSP501 chromosome 4, AgileGrace, whole genome shotgun sequence genome. Proteins encoded here:
- the GPR61 gene encoding G-protein coupled receptor 61 codes for the protein MESSPIPRPSGNSSTLGLAPLPQGPPRVNGSPEARHRDVASESVALFFMLLLDLTAVAGNAAVMTVIAKTPALRKFVFVFHLCLVDLLAALTLMPLAMLSSSALFDDALFGETACRLYLFLSVCFVSLAILSVSAINVERYYYVVHPMRYEVRMTLGLVASVLVCVWVKAVAMASVPVLGRASPGPPDFPPGCSLQWSLSAYCQLFVVVFAVLYFLLPLLLILVVYCSMFRVARVAAMQHGPLPTWMETPRRRSESLSSRSTMVTSSGPPRTTPHRTFGGGKAAVVLLAVGGQFLLCWLPYFSFHLYVALSAQPLPTQQVESVVTWIGYFCFTSNPFFYGCLNRQIRGELSKQFVCFFKPSPEEELRLPSREGSIEENFLQFLQGTGCATEPWAPQTPISPKQEPPAVDFRIPGQIAEETSEFLEQQLPSDITVSDGYLHPTLSPQPEP